Below is a genomic region from Verrucomicrobiia bacterium.
TTGCCCGTGAAGTCGAATTTGCCGCGGTGGTATTCGTGGTAGTCCCACGGCACGTAGGTCGCGACCGTCTGCAGGCCCATTTCGCGGACGCGCGCCAGCACTTCCTTCCAATAGCTCGGGTTCAGGCGCCAGTAATGGACTTCTCCCGAAATCAGAGGAACTTTTTTTGAGCCGGCCCAAATTTCATTTTTTTTGATCTGGACTTTAGGCATCGAGATCGCGGGACTCCTGTGTCCCGGTGGAGAGAAACCGCCGCGGGCGCGTCCTGGGTTGCCGTCCTGACAGGCGCTCGGTGCGGAATTTAATTCAAGACGATATTGACGATGCGGCCGGGCACGACCACGACTTGCTTGAGGGTCTTCCCTTCCAGCCAGGGAACAATGGCCTCGTGTTCGAGGGCCATTTTCCGGATTTCGTCTTCGCTACTCGATGAAGAAACGACTATTTTGGTGCGAACTTTACCGCCCACCAGGACAGCCAGCTCGGCGCTCGCTTCCGCCAGGCACTTCTCGTCCCATTTCGGCCAAGGAGCCCAGCCCAGGGTTTCCTTGCCGCCGAGGCGCTGCCAGAGTTCTTCCGACAGGTGCGGCGCGAAGGGCGCCAGGAGAAGAATGAAATTTTTCAACATGGAAGCCGCGTAGGTTTCGTCTTTCAACGTTTCGTTGATGAAGATCATGAGCGCCGAGATCGCAGTGTTGTAACGGCCGCCTTCCAGATCTTCGGTCACCTTCTTCACGGTCTGGTTCATGCGTTTGTTTTCCGCGGGCGTCAATTCCCTGTCCTGGATCTTGGGGCTGAGCGTGCCTTCTCGTTCGATGAAAAGGCGCCACACGCGCGAAAGAAAACGGTACACGCCTTCCACGCCGTTCATGGACCAGGGCTTGGTCATTTCCAGCGGGCCCATGAACATTTCGTAGAGGCGCACGCTGTCCGCGCCGTAATCGGCTATAAGGTCGTCGGGATTGACGACATTGCCGCGCGACTTCGACATCTTCTGGCTGTCCTCGCCCAGGATCATGCCCTGGTTGATGAGCTTGTGGAACGGTTCTTTGGTTTTGACGACGCCGATGTCGTAGAGCACTTTGTGCCAGAAGCGCGAATACAGAAGATGCAGCACCGCGTGTTCCGCGCCGCCGATGTAAAGGTCCACCGGCATCCAGTATTTTTCTTTCGCGGGATCGATCAGCGCTTTGTCGTTCTTCGGGTCGATGTAGCGCAAATAGTACCAGCAGGAACCGGCCCATTGCGGCATGGTGTTGGTTTCACGCAGTGCGGGCTTTCCGGTCTCGTCTTTTGTCTGCACCCAGTCTTTGACCGCGGCGAGCGGCGGCTCGCCGGTTCCCGTAGGCTTGAAGCTCGACGTCTCAGGAAGGCGCAGCGGCAATTCGCTTTCGGAAATAAGTTTCGGCTTCCCATCCGCGTGAATCACGGGAATGGGTTCGCCCCAGTAGCGCTGGCGCGAGAATAGCCAGTCGCGTAATTTGTACTGGATAGATTTCTTGCCGATCGTTTTCTGTTCGAGCCAGGCCGTGATTTTTTCCTTGGCCCCGTCGCTTTTCAGGCCGTCGATCGAGAATCCTTTGTCCGGCGTCGTGGAATTGAAGCAAACGCCCACGCCCGTAAAGGCCTCTTTCTGAAAATCGAAATTCGCTTCTTCGGGATGCTTGATGACGGGAACGATCTTGATGCCGTACTTCACCGCGAATTCGTGATCGCGTTCGTCATGCGCGGGAACAGCCATGATGGCACCGGTTCCGTAGCTGATCAGCACATAGTCGGCAATCCAAATCGGGATCTTCTGGCCGTTCACGGGATTCACCGCGTACGCGCCGGTGAACACGCCTGTT
It encodes:
- the leuS gene encoding leucine--tRNA ligase, whose amino-acid sequence is MASGFKAYPFDELEPKWQAFWEKNKTFRAPDPGEPGSNKPKYYVLDMFPYPSGAGLHVGHLEGYTATDITARYKRMRGFNVLHPMGWDAFGLPAEQYAIETGTHPRETTKKNVDNFRRQIKRLGFSYDWDREVDTTDPGYFRWTQWIFMKLFERGLAYEAEMPVNWCPELGTVLANEEVIDGKSERGGHPVIRKPMRQWVLRITKYADRLLEDLEELDWPEAIKEMQRNWIGRSVGAEVDFKIDGAGDTVRIYTTRPDTLFGATYMVLSPEHALVKKITTDSQKAAVGKYVDAASKKSDLDRTELNKEKTGVFTGAYAVNPVNGQKIPIWIADYVLISYGTGAIMAVPAHDERDHEFAVKYGIKIVPVIKHPEEANFDFQKEAFTGVGVCFNSTTPDKGFSIDGLKSDGAKEKITAWLEQKTIGKKSIQYKLRDWLFSRQRYWGEPIPVIHADGKPKLISESELPLRLPETSSFKPTGTGEPPLAAVKDWVQTKDETGKPALRETNTMPQWAGSCWYYLRYIDPKNDKALIDPAKEKYWMPVDLYIGGAEHAVLHLLYSRFWHKVLYDIGVVKTKEPFHKLINQGMILGEDSQKMSKSRGNVVNPDDLIADYGADSVRLYEMFMGPLEMTKPWSMNGVEGVYRFLSRVWRLFIEREGTLSPKIQDRELTPAENKRMNQTVKKVTEDLEGGRYNTAISALMIFINETLKDETYAASMLKNFILLLAPFAPHLSEELWQRLGGKETLGWAPWPKWDEKCLAEASAELAVLVGGKVRTKIVVSSSSSEDEIRKMALEHEAIVPWLEGKTLKQVVVVPGRIVNIVLN